A part of Geothrix oryzae genomic DNA contains:
- the gmhA gene encoding D-sedoheptulose 7-phosphate isomerase codes for MKQTLLQHVQESVQLKQAFFARELDHILTQADDMAERLRRGGRILVCGNGGSAADAQHLAAELSGRYLKERRALAGIALTTDTSALTAIGNDYGFDQIFSRQVEALGRPGDLLIGISTSGNSPNVIRAVASAKELGIRTLGLLGRDGGKLAGLMDDALVVPSPVTARIQEVHQMIYHFWCEALDAEF; via the coding sequence ATGAAGCAGACCCTTCTCCAGCATGTCCAGGAGTCCGTCCAGCTGAAGCAGGCCTTCTTCGCCCGGGAACTGGACCACATCCTCACCCAGGCCGACGACATGGCCGAACGGCTCCGGCGGGGCGGGCGCATCCTCGTCTGCGGCAACGGCGGCAGCGCCGCCGACGCCCAGCACCTGGCCGCCGAGCTGAGCGGCCGCTACCTCAAGGAGCGCCGGGCCCTCGCGGGCATCGCCCTCACCACGGACACCTCGGCCCTGACCGCCATCGGCAACGACTACGGCTTCGACCAGATCTTCTCCCGCCAGGTGGAGGCCCTGGGCCGGCCGGGCGACCTGCTCATCGGCATCAGCACCAGCGGCAACAGCCCCAATGTCATCCGCGCCGTGGCCTCCGCCAAGGAACTCGGCATCCGCACCCTGGGCCTGCTGGGCCGGGACGGCGGGAAGCTGGCCGGCCTGATGGACGATGCCCTGGTGGTGCCCTCTCCGGTGACGGCGCGCATCCAGGAGGTCCACCAGATGATCTACCACTTCTGGTGCGAGGCCCTCGATGCCGAGTTCTGA
- a CDS encoding methyl-accepting chemotaxis protein, whose product MWMKALRTYLQSLGGKVFSTAMTPVLFFIVLIAGYMLPTVHSLLLNAKKEGLRHVVESAHSQVSHLVEEAKAGRLSQEEAQARAKDLVGALRFDGSNYVYIHGPNHSILLLPVARQLEGKAGEELPPATLAIVKAMRQVSTPATGGFYDYPYAKPGKEGLFPKSAYAKRIEAWDWVVGAGVYLDDVDAEMRRISWAILGATLAVAILVAFISQKRSRSAVKPLKQLVQGLRESDLSKRIEVETRDEIGEAAEAFNAYNGRMRGTVQTIGSYADRVASGSSELAATSQEMARAVDDIARVSEELKKSGEQVTTAMERLSGNAGTMRERTQQTDAAGEAAVQDTARGAEAGQSAAQGMEQIQDATSQIVKAVQVIQDIARQTNLLSLNAAIEAAKAGSMGKGFAVVAEEVRKLAERSRSAALEIEQLNQRAQEAVAGGVDGVSLSLKNLQAIRDRISHIATSIRDIGALSQEQATTSQEVTRRMNQTTDQLAQNASATQELSATVHEITKTSDDLASVAEGLRKVVDGFKV is encoded by the coding sequence ATGTGGATGAAGGCACTGCGCACCTATCTCCAGTCCCTGGGCGGCAAGGTCTTTTCCACGGCCATGACCCCCGTGCTCTTCTTCATCGTGCTGATCGCCGGCTACATGCTCCCGACGGTGCACAGCCTCCTGCTGAACGCCAAGAAGGAGGGCCTGAGGCATGTGGTCGAAAGCGCCCACTCTCAGGTCAGCCACCTGGTGGAGGAAGCCAAGGCCGGTCGTCTGAGCCAGGAAGAAGCGCAGGCCCGGGCCAAGGACCTCGTGGGCGCCCTGCGCTTCGACGGCAGCAACTATGTCTACATCCACGGGCCCAACCACAGCATCCTCCTGCTGCCCGTCGCCCGGCAGCTGGAAGGCAAGGCCGGCGAGGAGCTGCCCCCCGCCACCCTGGCCATCGTCAAGGCCATGCGGCAGGTGTCCACGCCCGCGACCGGAGGATTCTACGACTACCCCTACGCCAAGCCCGGCAAGGAGGGCCTCTTCCCCAAGTCGGCCTATGCCAAGCGCATCGAAGCCTGGGACTGGGTCGTGGGGGCGGGCGTCTACCTGGATGATGTCGATGCGGAGATGCGCCGGATCAGCTGGGCCATCCTCGGCGCCACCCTGGCCGTGGCCATCCTGGTGGCCTTCATTTCGCAGAAGCGCTCCCGGTCGGCTGTGAAACCCCTGAAGCAGCTGGTCCAGGGCCTTCGCGAAAGCGACCTCTCCAAGCGGATCGAAGTCGAGACCCGGGACGAGATCGGCGAAGCGGCCGAGGCCTTCAACGCCTACAACGGGCGCATGCGGGGCACGGTCCAGACCATCGGTTCCTATGCCGACCGGGTGGCCTCCGGCAGCTCGGAACTGGCGGCGACTTCCCAGGAAATGGCCCGCGCGGTCGACGACATCGCGAGGGTGAGCGAGGAGCTGAAGAAATCCGGTGAGCAGGTCACGACCGCCATGGAGCGCCTGAGCGGCAACGCCGGGACCATGCGCGAACGCACCCAGCAGACCGACGCCGCGGGCGAAGCGGCCGTCCAGGACACGGCCCGGGGCGCCGAGGCCGGCCAGAGCGCGGCCCAGGGGATGGAGCAGATCCAGGACGCCACCTCCCAGATCGTGAAGGCCGTCCAGGTCATCCAGGACATCGCCCGCCAGACCAACCTGCTCTCCCTGAACGCGGCCATCGAGGCAGCCAAGGCGGGCTCCATGGGCAAGGGCTTCGCCGTGGTGGCCGAGGAGGTCCGCAAGCTCGCCGAGCGCTCCCGCAGCGCCGCCCTGGAAATCGAGCAGCTCAACCAGCGCGCCCAGGAAGCGGTGGCGGGCGGCGTGGACGGGGTCAGCCTCAGCCTGAAGAACCTCCAGGCCATCCGGGACCGGATCAGCCACATCGCCACCAGCATCCGGGACATCGGCGCCCTCAGCCAGGAACAGGCGACCACCAGCCAGGAGGTCACCCGGCGCATGAATCAGACCACGGACCAGCTGGCCCAGAACGCCTCGGCGACCCAGGAGCTTTCCGCCACCGTCCACGAGATCACCAAGACCTCCGACGACCTGGCCAGCGTGGCCGAAGGGCTCCGGAAGGTGGTGGACGGCTTCAAGGTCTGA
- a CDS encoding rhodanese-like domain-containing protein, with the protein MSHPNRFPLLLACVAAGVACTAVVAADAPAKPASAKICTTCHTTAPDNLRGHFDNLALKNNSFQLKIDERTEVLRFDKASVKVVTPEPAADVDTALKSIAKGHEVRVQFTEKDGVKTAVAVFAKPPVKLAANETVTLDDIQKLVAMGPEKGKYFLFDSRPAPRFLEGAIPTAVNLPFPAFDKNADKLPADKQALVIFYCSGKTCNMSPGSLAKAKKLGYTNAKVFIDGMPAWAKKNYGVLSPAALKTAFFDTSTPLVILDARPAAEAAKGFIKGAVAADPAKLADLLKTFPAPKLKPPIVVVDETGGASAKALAAELIRAGYSGVNLLSGGFKAWQAAALPAETGPLAAKASFVPKPRPGSISPAEFAKVAELPPAERGAVILDVRNPDETKNGIIKGALTIPEPQLLARLGELPKGAKILCHCSTGIRAELAYHLLKEKGFEVRFLPTEITIIDTGDFTID; encoded by the coding sequence ATGAGCCATCCGAATCGATTCCCCCTCCTGCTCGCCTGTGTCGCTGCCGGCGTCGCCTGCACCGCAGTGGTCGCCGCGGACGCCCCGGCCAAGCCGGCTTCCGCCAAGATCTGCACCACCTGCCACACCACCGCCCCCGACAACCTCCGCGGGCACTTCGACAACCTGGCCCTGAAGAACAACTCCTTCCAGCTGAAGATCGACGAGCGCACCGAGGTGCTCCGCTTCGACAAAGCCAGCGTGAAGGTCGTGACGCCCGAGCCTGCCGCCGATGTGGACACGGCGCTCAAGAGCATCGCCAAGGGCCACGAAGTGCGCGTGCAGTTCACGGAGAAGGACGGCGTGAAGACCGCCGTGGCCGTGTTCGCCAAGCCCCCGGTGAAGCTGGCGGCGAACGAGACCGTCACCCTGGACGACATCCAGAAGCTGGTGGCCATGGGTCCGGAGAAGGGGAAATACTTCCTCTTCGATTCCCGTCCCGCGCCCCGCTTCCTGGAAGGCGCCATCCCCACGGCTGTGAACCTGCCCTTCCCCGCCTTCGACAAGAATGCGGACAAGCTTCCCGCCGACAAGCAGGCGCTGGTGATCTTCTACTGCAGCGGGAAGACCTGCAACATGAGCCCCGGGTCGCTGGCCAAGGCCAAAAAGCTGGGCTACACGAACGCCAAGGTGTTCATCGACGGCATGCCCGCCTGGGCCAAGAAGAACTACGGCGTGCTGAGCCCCGCGGCGCTGAAGACCGCCTTCTTCGACACCAGTACCCCACTGGTGATCCTGGACGCCCGCCCTGCGGCCGAGGCGGCCAAGGGCTTTATCAAGGGGGCGGTGGCCGCCGATCCCGCCAAGCTGGCCGACCTGCTCAAGACCTTCCCGGCTCCCAAGCTGAAGCCCCCCATCGTGGTGGTGGATGAAACCGGCGGTGCTTCCGCCAAGGCCTTGGCCGCGGAGCTCATCAGGGCCGGCTACAGTGGCGTGAACCTCCTTTCCGGCGGCTTCAAGGCCTGGCAGGCCGCGGCCCTGCCCGCAGAAACCGGCCCCCTGGCCGCCAAGGCCAGCTTCGTGCCCAAGCCCCGCCCGGGCTCCATTTCCCCGGCCGAGTTCGCCAAGGTGGCCGAGCTGCCTCCGGCGGAGCGCGGCGCCGTGATTCTCGATGTGCGGAATCCCGACGAGACGAAGAACGGCATCATCAAGGGCGCCCTCACGATCCCCGAACCCCAGCTCCTGGCCCGCCTCGGCGAGCTCCCCAAGGGGGCGAAGATCCTCTGCCACTGCTCCACCGGCATCCGCGCCGAGCTGGCCTACCACCTGCTGAAGGAGAAGGGCTTCGAGGTGCGGTTCCTCCCCACGGAGATCACCATCATCGACACCGGCGACTTCACCATCGACTAG
- a CDS encoding FtsK/SpoIIIE family DNA translocase, producing the protein MQGIGRWMLRAVLGFVALVLLLSLLSFNPLDPHPFTQGPAVAAVQNLCGIVGATLAGLLQTLMGVGAWIVPPYLLWEAWPREGRHWPGRLAWLGLALAFWTALGAFAPRLWTGLADGGTVQLRWGGWLGSALWPAQRRLLGPVGLPLLLVLVGLVCALVLAPALTRALGLLLHRWLGEKAWPWMKPMPAKGFQGFLTMVKRPFLRGRNPEQPELDAADGAALKALAMRQQALEAQRESLLKAELETAEARKRQPQIRAEDLLPPIHSLHLDAAQAVIDAQPLPAAGPVSADPTAPFRAKLLVDAPTQPPPKPTVAKAQVAKDRFGRESVQPPLPLTEPTPAKPLPPLPPPIPPPFPVERSKPSVAERETLPPRRLFDPPGQHAKADLAMLESIKERIGQKLSEFKIKGAVTGMQPGPVVTVFEFQPDAGIPLSRILGMEEDLALALQAEAVRMDRIPGKNLVGIEVPNPKREIITFREVIDSPAFRDAGGLLQLALGKDIAGRPVVADLNKMPHLLIGGSTGSGKSVGVNAMICSCLVRAMPDEVKLILVDPKMVELGVYEDIPHLWAPVVTDMKEAGRVLKWVVAQMEDRYRRLALLSVRDLKGFNAKIADAGGSMDLTDRTPNPRWPDRPSVLEPLPYVLVVIDELADLMMVARSEVEDSIARIAQKARAVGIHLILATQRPSVDVVTGVIKANLPSRLSYRVRTKIDSRTILDSGGGEQLLGAGDALFLPNGASHPKRIHAPFLSEDETLRLVTWLRERGRPDYNQALISAMEAEEETLLEDPDAAAVGGDDIYQRAIAVVTRERKASTSLLQRKLNLGYGRAARIIDRMESEGIVGPDRGAGKPREVFAPAE; encoded by the coding sequence TTGCAGGGGATCGGCCGTTGGATGCTGAGGGCGGTGCTGGGTTTCGTGGCCCTGGTACTCCTGCTCTCTCTGCTGAGCTTCAATCCGCTGGATCCGCATCCCTTCACCCAGGGCCCGGCCGTGGCCGCCGTGCAGAACCTCTGCGGCATCGTGGGCGCGACCCTGGCCGGACTGCTGCAGACCCTGATGGGCGTGGGCGCCTGGATCGTGCCGCCCTACCTCCTCTGGGAGGCGTGGCCCCGGGAGGGCCGCCACTGGCCCGGACGCCTGGCCTGGCTGGGCCTGGCCCTCGCCTTCTGGACCGCCCTCGGCGCCTTCGCCCCCCGTCTCTGGACGGGCCTGGCGGACGGCGGCACCGTGCAGCTCCGCTGGGGCGGCTGGCTCGGCAGCGCCCTCTGGCCTGCCCAGCGCCGCCTGCTGGGCCCCGTGGGCCTGCCCCTGCTCCTGGTCCTGGTGGGCCTCGTCTGCGCCCTGGTGCTGGCCCCCGCCCTCACCCGCGCCCTGGGCCTCCTGCTCCACCGCTGGCTCGGCGAGAAGGCTTGGCCCTGGATGAAGCCCATGCCCGCCAAGGGCTTCCAGGGATTCCTCACCATGGTCAAGCGCCCGTTCCTTCGCGGGCGGAATCCGGAGCAGCCTGAGCTCGATGCCGCCGACGGCGCCGCCCTCAAGGCCCTGGCCATGCGCCAACAGGCGCTGGAGGCCCAGCGCGAATCGCTGCTCAAGGCCGAACTGGAGACCGCGGAAGCCCGGAAGAGGCAGCCCCAGATCCGCGCCGAGGACCTGCTGCCGCCCATCCACTCCCTGCACCTGGATGCCGCGCAGGCTGTCATCGACGCGCAGCCCCTTCCGGCCGCGGGCCCCGTTTCCGCCGATCCGACCGCCCCCTTCCGCGCCAAGCTGCTGGTGGACGCCCCCACTCAGCCGCCGCCGAAACCCACCGTGGCCAAGGCCCAGGTGGCGAAGGACCGCTTCGGCCGCGAGAGCGTGCAGCCGCCCCTCCCCCTCACCGAACCCACCCCCGCCAAGCCCCTGCCCCCGCTTCCTCCCCCGATTCCCCCACCGTTTCCCGTAGAGCGGTCGAAACCCTCCGTCGCCGAGCGCGAGACCCTGCCGCCCCGGCGCCTCTTCGATCCGCCGGGCCAGCACGCCAAGGCCGACCTGGCCATGCTGGAATCCATCAAGGAGCGCATTGGACAGAAATTGTCTGAATTCAAGATCAAGGGCGCGGTCACCGGCATGCAGCCCGGCCCCGTGGTCACGGTCTTCGAATTCCAGCCGGATGCCGGCATCCCGCTGTCGCGCATCCTCGGCATGGAGGAGGATCTCGCCCTGGCCCTCCAGGCCGAGGCCGTGCGCATGGACCGCATTCCCGGCAAGAACCTGGTGGGCATCGAGGTGCCGAATCCCAAGCGGGAGATCATCACCTTCCGCGAAGTGATCGACAGTCCCGCCTTCCGGGATGCCGGCGGCCTGCTGCAGCTGGCCCTCGGCAAGGACATCGCCGGCCGCCCGGTGGTGGCCGACCTCAACAAGATGCCGCACCTGCTCATCGGCGGCAGCACCGGCAGCGGCAAGAGCGTGGGCGTGAATGCCATGATCTGCTCGTGCCTCGTGCGCGCCATGCCCGACGAGGTGAAGCTCATCCTGGTGGATCCCAAGATGGTGGAGCTGGGCGTCTACGAGGACATCCCCCACCTGTGGGCCCCGGTGGTCACCGACATGAAGGAGGCAGGCCGCGTCCTCAAGTGGGTGGTGGCCCAGATGGAGGACCGCTACCGCCGCCTGGCGCTGCTGAGCGTGCGCGACCTGAAGGGCTTCAACGCCAAGATCGCGGATGCCGGCGGCTCCATGGATCTCACGGACCGGACGCCGAATCCCCGCTGGCCCGACCGCCCCTCGGTGCTCGAGCCCCTGCCCTATGTGCTGGTGGTCATCGACGAGCTGGCGGATCTCATGATGGTGGCCCGCAGCGAGGTGGAGGACAGCATCGCGCGCATCGCCCAGAAGGCCCGCGCCGTGGGCATCCACCTGATCCTCGCGACCCAGCGGCCGAGCGTGGATGTGGTCACGGGCGTCATCAAGGCCAACCTGCCCAGCCGCCTCAGCTACCGCGTGCGCACCAAGATCGACAGTCGCACCATCCTGGATTCCGGCGGCGGCGAGCAGCTGCTGGGCGCGGGCGACGCGCTCTTCCTGCCCAACGGCGCCAGCCATCCGAAGCGCATCCATGCCCCCTTCCTCAGCGAGGACGAGACCCTGCGCCTGGTGACCTGGCTGCGGGAACGGGGCCGCCCCGACTACAACCAGGCCCTCATCAGCGCCATGGAGGCGGAGGAGGAGACCCTCCTCGAAGATCCTGACGCTGCCGCCGTCGGCGGGGACGACATCTACCAGCGCGCCATCGCCGTCGTGACCCGCGAGCGCAAGGCCAGCACCAGCCTGCTCCAGCGCAAGCTGAACCTCGGCTACGGCCGCGCCGCGCGGATCATCGACCGCATGGAGTCGGAAGGCATCGTCGGCCCGGACCGCGGCGCGGGAAAGCCCCGCGAAGTCTTCGCCCCCGCCGAGTGA
- a CDS encoding polysaccharide deacetylase family protein, which produces MSRLRAAALIPGPVPGLILVPALALILVSCGRQATQAPPTLASSVGTDAPAAPWTWYPLGGLAVVEGEVAEPTQLVLEGRSIRETRYAEIGPVRWEFFRPPPGETAVLRTAEGRELARFEFSLTPTRPPAPGARPAQPRPTRLAKQTPPAAPAREVPSTRSVARLEPAPVPPLTGRKTGALPHAQPSDLPPPEAASSGSARTWTLAHPGTTPTPPLAGRRPVTLPLSPDLEPAPRAASRSAAPRLTPLVAPGTNLTPWPGMGEALNLTRGPSGQRRLLLSFDGGSSSEVAAEILDALKARGVRTTVFLTGAFIQRYPALVKRMAAEGHELGNHTMHHPHFAPGMKRDPQWTRERVQKELLEADAALVRLLGRPMDPFWRAPYGEHTAEIRRWAEELGYRHVGWSEGADTLDWATPKERRLYRSGDAILQRLQQRLNRDGDGLIVLMHLGSGRAEADRPSAGLGAFMDRARNEGWTFVPVSAYLQDLGKPTWNPQQRLSLLQAPGAAVPAR; this is translated from the coding sequence ATGAGCCGCCTCCGCGCCGCCGCCCTGATCCCGGGCCCGGTCCCGGGCCTGATCCTGGTTCCGGCCCTGGCCCTGATCTTGGTCTCCTGCGGACGGCAGGCGACCCAGGCGCCCCCGACCCTGGCTTCCAGCGTGGGGACGGACGCTCCGGCGGCCCCCTGGACCTGGTATCCCCTGGGCGGCCTGGCCGTGGTGGAAGGCGAGGTGGCCGAGCCCACCCAGCTGGTGCTGGAGGGCCGCTCGATTCGCGAAACGCGCTACGCCGAAATCGGACCCGTGCGCTGGGAGTTCTTCCGCCCGCCCCCAGGCGAGACGGCCGTGCTGCGCACCGCGGAGGGCCGGGAGCTGGCGCGCTTCGAGTTCTCGCTGACGCCCACCCGGCCTCCGGCGCCGGGGGCGCGACCGGCGCAACCCCGGCCCACGCGCCTGGCGAAACAGACGCCGCCCGCAGCCCCCGCCCGCGAGGTGCCCTCCACCCGGAGCGTGGCCCGCCTGGAGCCCGCCCCGGTGCCTCCACTGACCGGACGGAAGACCGGGGCGCTGCCCCACGCCCAGCCCTCGGACCTGCCCCCGCCGGAGGCCGCGTCATCCGGGTCCGCCCGCACCTGGACCCTGGCCCATCCCGGGACCACCCCCACGCCGCCCCTGGCCGGGCGCAGGCCCGTGACGCTGCCCCTTTCGCCCGACCTGGAGCCCGCCCCGAGGGCCGCCTCCCGCAGCGCGGCCCCCCGACTGACCCCCCTGGTCGCGCCCGGGACCAACCTGACGCCCTGGCCCGGCATGGGCGAGGCCCTCAACCTCACCCGCGGACCCAGCGGACAGCGGCGGTTGCTCCTCAGCTTCGACGGCGGCTCCTCCTCCGAAGTCGCGGCCGAGATCCTGGATGCCCTGAAGGCCCGGGGCGTGCGGACCACCGTCTTCCTCACCGGCGCCTTCATCCAGCGGTACCCGGCCCTGGTGAAGCGCATGGCCGCGGAAGGCCACGAGCTGGGCAACCACACCATGCACCACCCCCACTTCGCGCCGGGGATGAAGCGCGATCCCCAGTGGACCCGGGAGCGGGTGCAGAAAGAGCTGCTGGAGGCCGACGCAGCCCTGGTGCGCCTCCTGGGCCGGCCCATGGATCCCTTCTGGCGCGCGCCCTACGGCGAGCACACGGCGGAGATCCGCCGCTGGGCCGAGGAGCTCGGCTATCGCCATGTGGGCTGGAGCGAGGGCGCCGACACCCTGGATTGGGCCACGCCGAAGGAACGCCGCCTCTACCGCAGCGGCGACGCCATCCTCCAGCGCCTCCAGCAGCGCCTCAACCGGGATGGCGACGGCCTCATCGTGCTCATGCACCTGGGCTCGGGGCGCGCCGAAGCGGATCGCCCCTCCGCGGGCCTCGGGGCCTTCATGGACCGGGCCCGGAACGAGGGTTGGACCTTCGTCCCCGTGAGCGCCTACCTCCAGGACCTGGGCAAGCCCACCTGGAATCCGCAGCAGCGGCTCTCCCTGCTCCAGGCCCCGGGAGCCGCCGTCCCCGCGCGCTAG
- a CDS encoding 6-pyruvoyl trahydropterin synthase family protein, with the protein MAFTLSLRRPFVADHFHDLPGFQEDRHGHNWEVEAAVELTSEAEEPAFAKALEAWTEGVDYRLLNDLEALSKRNPTAEALAEMAFRHLQGAALRPRWVRIREKANYWALCRGDDAP; encoded by the coding sequence ATGGCCTTCACCCTTTCCCTCCGGCGCCCCTTCGTGGCCGACCACTTCCACGATCTTCCCGGCTTCCAGGAGGATCGCCACGGCCACAACTGGGAGGTGGAGGCGGCCGTGGAGCTGACCTCGGAGGCGGAGGAGCCCGCGTTCGCGAAGGCGCTGGAGGCCTGGACCGAGGGCGTGGACTACCGGCTGCTGAACGACCTGGAGGCCCTGTCGAAGCGGAACCCCACGGCCGAGGCCCTCGCCGAGATGGCCTTCCGCCACCTGCAGGGCGCCGCCCTGCGGCCCCGCTGGGTGCGGATCCGCGAAAAGGCCAACTACTGGGCCCTCTGCCGGGGGGACGACGCCCCATGA
- a CDS encoding HD domain-containing protein: MTQPFPWYDPLLARLRAHLAGEPFLRDAAHDLGHILRVARLAQALAEAEHAEADICVAAALLHDLVYRPKNHPESSRTAQLAAELVPQWCRETPGLEAKAEAVAAAVASHSWSGGLAPASLEAAVVQDADRLEALGAIGIARVFATGASFGAGLWHPEDPWAASRELDDKRWSLDHFERKLLKLAAGMKTSAGQRLAAGRQRTLLAYLDALRAELAGDHG, encoded by the coding sequence GTGACGCAGCCCTTCCCCTGGTACGACCCGCTGCTGGCGCGCCTGCGGGCCCACCTGGCCGGCGAGCCCTTCCTCCGGGACGCGGCCCACGACCTGGGCCACATCCTGCGGGTGGCCCGCCTGGCCCAGGCCCTGGCCGAGGCCGAACACGCCGAGGCCGACATCTGCGTCGCCGCGGCCCTCCTCCACGACCTGGTCTACCGCCCCAAGAACCACCCGGAATCCTCCCGCACGGCCCAGCTGGCGGCGGAGCTCGTGCCCCAGTGGTGCCGGGAGACGCCCGGCTTGGAGGCGAAGGCCGAGGCCGTCGCCGCGGCGGTGGCCAGCCACAGCTGGAGCGGGGGCCTGGCTCCCGCCAGCCTGGAGGCCGCCGTGGTGCAGGATGCGGATCGGCTGGAGGCCCTGGGCGCCATCGGCATCGCCCGGGTCTTCGCCACGGGCGCCAGCTTCGGAGCCGGGCTCTGGCATCCCGAGGATCCCTGGGCCGCCAGCCGCGAGCTCGATGACAAGCGCTGGAGCCTCGATCATTTCGAGCGGAAGCTCCTCAAGCTCGCCGCCGGCATGAAGACCTCGGCAGGGCAACGGCTCGCCGCGGGCCGCCAGCGGACCCTGCTCGCCTACCTCGATGCCCTCCGGGCCGAGCTTGCCGGCGACCACGGATAG
- a CDS encoding (2Fe-2S)-binding protein, whose amino-acid sequence MFLCVCNAITDDQVQWAVRERGAESVEAVFEALEARPDCRRCLGFMEEAVLAIRAGEPVRVGHDPLATPWGCRGRCRPAWGEAAEVAKAS is encoded by the coding sequence ATGTTCCTTTGCGTCTGCAACGCCATCACCGATGACCAGGTCCAGTGGGCCGTGCGGGAGCGCGGCGCGGAATCGGTCGAAGCGGTCTTCGAGGCGCTGGAGGCGCGGCCCGACTGCCGGCGCTGCCTGGGCTTCATGGAGGAGGCCGTCCTGGCCATCCGGGCGGGCGAGCCCGTGCGCGTGGGGCACGATCCCCTGGCCACGCCCTGGGGCTGCCGCGGCCGCTGCCGCCCGGCCTGGGGCGAAGCCGCCGAAGTCGCCAAGGCGAGCTGA
- the bfr gene encoding bacterioferritin, with protein sequence MQGDATLIQHLNRLLRNELTAINQYFLHARMCRNWGLKELGEHEYKESIDEMKHADRLLERILFLEGLPNMQDLHKLRIGQNPKEVLAGDLALEMDAMKDLRETIAYAEGIRDYVSRDLAREILASEEEHVDWLETQLDLIDQMGLQNFVQRAAGGLS encoded by the coding sequence ATGCAAGGCGATGCGACCCTCATCCAGCACTTGAACCGGCTCCTCCGCAACGAACTCACGGCCATCAACCAGTACTTCCTGCATGCGCGCATGTGCCGGAACTGGGGCCTGAAGGAGCTGGGCGAGCACGAGTACAAGGAATCCATCGACGAGATGAAGCACGCGGACCGGCTCCTGGAGCGGATCCTCTTCCTGGAGGGCCTGCCGAACATGCAGGACCTGCACAAGCTCCGCATCGGGCAGAACCCCAAGGAAGTGCTGGCGGGCGATCTGGCGCTGGAGATGGACGCCATGAAGGACCTGCGCGAGACCATCGCCTACGCCGAGGGCATCCGGGACTATGTGAGCCGGGACCTCGCCCGCGAGATCCTCGCCAGCGAGGAGGAGCATGTGGACTGGCTGGAGACGCAGCTGGACCTCATCGACCAGATGGGTCTTCAGAACTTCGTCCAGCGCGCCGCAGGCGGGCTTTCTTAG